One Helianthus annuus cultivar XRQ/B chromosome 12, HanXRQr2.0-SUNRISE, whole genome shotgun sequence genomic region harbors:
- the LOC110895928 gene encoding IQ domain-containing protein IQM3, with the protein MEVESSTPTHTHPPFDLNPKQPPPYSLKQLNPMGDHLLFSTLTAGIPPPSPATPTSPSDAAAMKLQKVYRGYRTRRLLADSAVVAEELWWQAMDFIRLNHSTVSFFNFEKPESAASRWNRVSLNASKVGKGLSLDSKAHKLAFQHWIEAIDPRHRYGHSLHIYYEEWCKADAGQPFFYWLDVGDGKEIDLKECPRPKLRQQCIKYLGPQEREHYEYIIVEGKIIHRQTGLPLHTNNGEKWIFVMSTSKKLYAGEKKKGTFHHSSFLAGGATFAAGRLDVENGILKSISPYSGHYRPTEETLNSFLSFLKENGVDLDTVNIQKANEESEAYGDKGTTKAELKPEIPILEAETNDHKEALVDQKNVTTYKRNLSGGLHSPKSDVPKKAILERINSKKMARSFQLGHQLSLKWSTGAGPRIGCIADYPIELRLQALEFTNLSPKARPSPRNNMNGWPSPKPAA; encoded by the exons ATGGAGGTCGAGAGCAGCACTCCTACACACACACACCCCCCCTTCGATCTCAACCCTAAACAACCCCCACCCTATTCTCTCAAACAACTCAACCCAATGGGAGATCACCTCCTGTTTTCCACTCTCACCGCCGGCATTCCGCCACCGTCTCCGGCCACCCCTACTTCTCCCTCCGACGCCGCCGCTATGAAGCTTCAGAAGGTCTACAGAGGCTACCGCACCCGTCGTCTGTTGGCAGATTCCGCTGTTGTTGCTGAAGAACTGTG GTGGCAAGCGATGGATTTCATCAGATTGAATCATAGCACGGTCTCCTTTTTTAATTTTGAGAAACCCGAATCAGCAGCTTCTCGCTGGAACAGAGTCTCTTTGAATGCGTCTAAg GTGGGTAAGGGTTTGTCACTAGATAGCAAAGCTCATAAGTTGGCATTTCAACACTGGATTGAAGCT ATCGATCCACGGCACCGTTATGGGCATAGCTTGCATATATATTATGAAGAGTGGTGCAAAGCTGATGCTGGTCAGCCTTTTTTCTACTG GTTGGATGTTGGAGATGGAAAGGAGATTGATCTAAAAGAATGCCCAAGACCAAAGCTTCGACAGCAGTGCATCAAGTATCTTGGACCT CAAGAGAGAGAGCATTATGAGTATATCATCGTTGAAGGAAAAATCATACACCGGCAAACCGGACTCCCCCTTCATACAAACAATGGGGAAAAGTGGATCTTTGTGATGAGTACCTCTAAGAAGCTCTATGCTGGAGAG AAAAAGAAAGGAACCTTTCATCATTCGAGCTTTCTTGCTGGAGGAGCTACTTTTGCTGCTGGAAGGCTCGATGTGGAGAACGGAATACTTAAG AGTATTTCTCCTTACAGTGGACACTACCGTCCAACCGAAGAGACCCTAAACTCGTTCTTATCCTTTCTCAAGGAAAATGGTGTTGATCTCGACACAGTCAAC ATTCAAAAGGCCAATGAAGAGTCTGAGGCATATGGAGACAAGGGTACGACCAAAGCCGAGCTAAAACCAGAAATTCCTATCCTTGAAGCCGAAACTAATGATCACAAAGAGGCATTAGTTGACCAGAAGAATGTGACGACTTACAAAAGGAATCTCTCGGGCGGTCTACATAGCCCGAAGTCTGACGTGCCAAAGAAAGCGATACTGGAGAGGATCAATTCAAAGAAGATGGCTCGTTCGTTTCAATTGGGACACCAGCTCTCTCTTAAATGGTCAACAGGGGCCGGACCGCGAATCGGTTGTATAGCCGACTACCCGATCGAACTCAGGTTGCAGGCTTTGGAATTTACCAACCTCTCTCCAAAGGCTAGACCTTCACCCAGAAACAACATGAATGGTTGGCCATCACCTAAACCTGCTGCTTAA
- the LOC110893531 gene encoding uncharacterized protein LOC110893531, with the protein MNQAQGIQTQIPKLTGQNYYHWHIQIKVLFESQELWNIIDEGIKELGTNPTEEATATHRESVKKDKRALHIIYQSVNDTIFERIALAKTSKEAWDILHKSYRGETRVKTIKLQSLRCEFDALNMKEGESIEEYFNRTISIVNQLRMNEDNISEQQVVEKILRSLTRNFESVVITIEETKNLGDVSTEELMGILQSHELRLKRYDDAPIEHAFQVQNSIQDRYTQTRNDGAGRGRTKFCKRKDESEKPDNALIHKDDDIDEHEDTMFMIFNVEEAVKEDCWYLDSGCSNHMTGNRDLFINLDESLKKEVRTGDDKRLEVIGSGEVSVSIKGRTRKIPKYFT; encoded by the exons ATGAATCAGGCACAAGGAATTCAAACGCAAATCCCCAAACTCACCGGCCAAAATTATTATCATTGGCACATTCAAATCAAAGTTTTATTCGAATCACAAGAACTGTGGAATATCATTGATGAAGGAATTAAAGAACTGGGCACAAATCCAACGGAGGAGGCGACTGCAACACACCGAGAATCAGTCAAGAAGGATAAGCGAGCGTTACATATCATCTATCAGTCAGTAAACGACACAATATTCGAACGAATTGCACTTGCAAAAACATCGAAAGAAGCATGGGATATCTTACACAAATCCTACAGAGGAGAAACTCGGgtaaaaacaatcaaacttcAATCTTTACGTTGTGAATTCGATGCACTTAATATGAAAGAAGGGGAATCGATTGAAGAATATTTTAATAGAACGATATCAATAGTAAATCAGTTACGAATGAATGAAGATAATATTAGTGAACAACAAGTAGTAGAGAAGATCCTGCGTAGTTTGACTCGAAATTTCGAGTCAGTAGTGATTACGATAGAGGAAACGAAAAACCTAGGGGATGTTTCGACCGAAGAATTAATGGGAATTCTTCAATCTCATGAACTGAGATTAAAGCGTTATGATGATGCTCCAATAGAACATGCATTCCAAGTACAAAACTCTATCCAAGATAGATATACACAGACTCGGAATGATGGAGCAGGGAGGGGACGCA CCAAGTTTTGCAAACGTAAGGATGAGAGTGAGAAGCCGGATAATGCCTTGATACATAAAGACGATGATATTGATGAACATGAAGATACAATGTTCATGATCTTCAATGTGGAGGAAGCAGTCAAAGAGGATTGTTGGTATCTTGACAGCGGCTGTAGTAATCATATGACAGGAAACAGGGATCTATTTATCAATCTGGATGAATCGCTTAAGAAAGAAGTGAGAACAGGCGATGATAAAAGGCTGGAAGTAATCGGTAGCGGAGAGGTGTCTGTTTCTATCAAAGGACGGACTCGAAAAATACCCAAGTATTTTACGTGA